A single genomic interval of Primulina huaijiensis isolate GDHJ02 chromosome 7, ASM1229523v2, whole genome shotgun sequence harbors:
- the LOC140981555 gene encoding uncharacterized protein, with the protein MLVCPISHASIASNTNLTPSIEGILRSRFTDAQGMQVFELGRLEFDVRSRGHSAIVDLESKRCTCRVFDIDRIPCAHAIAASWLAKIDIYDLCSEYYSTISWCMAYSETVYPVPEEN; encoded by the coding sequence ATGTTGGTTTGCCCGATATCGCACGCATCAATTGCAAGTAACACTAATCTGACCCCTTCCATCGAGGGGATTCTTCGTAGCCGATTCACTGATGCCCAGGGAATGCAAGTTTTTGAATTAGGACGTCTGGAGTTTGATGTTAGGAGCCGTGGACATTCTGCCATAGTGGACCTGGAATCAAAAAGATGCACATGTCGAGTATTTGATATTGATAGAATTCCATGTGCTCATGCCATTGCAGCCAGTTGGTTAGCGAAGATTGATATATATGATCTGTGTTCAGAGTACTATTCTACAATTTCATGGTGTATGGCTTACTCAGAGACTGTTTACCCTGTTCCGGAAGAAAATTAA